GATCGCATCGCAGGTATTTTCGTGCCGTGCATCCTCATTTTTAGTGTGGCCACATTATTTGTCTGGCTTGTGGTTGCGTATCTATTTCCGCCTTGGCTTAGTCCGCACATGCTCAACAAGGGTGGGATTAACAAATTTATGCAATGTCTCGAACTGTGCATCAGTGTAATTGTGGTTGCATGCCCATGCGCTTTGGGTCTTAGCACACCCACTGCTGTCATGGTCGGCACCGGTGTCGGCGCACAACACGGCATTCTTATTAAAGGCGGCAGCCCCTTGGAATCTGCGTGCCGCGTTTCGCACGTCGTTTTTGACAAGACAGGCACGCTTACAGCAGGCAATTTGCGTGTACACAGCACACAATGGGCCCAAAGTGGAAGCCGCAACATTGACCTGGATGCCAGTGCGCTCCATGGTTTGCTACATCGTGATGTGCTGGCCatgctcgccgcggcagAGTCAAAGAGTGAGCATACTTTGGCACGTACCATTGCCCAGTACGGTAAAAAATATGTGTGTGAAATACTTCCGGAAGCGACGCAATTTAACGCGACTTATGGCGCCGGTATTCGTGCTACAGTAGTAGTGCAAGGTACGCCGCATCAGGTTATGATTGGGAACACGGAATTGTTTGGTGGGAAAGAAGCACTCGCTGCCATGTTCCACAGCGAGGAGAACGCCAAATTCGTCGATATGGAAGAAAGCAATGGATGCACAGTCGTATACGCGGCAGTCGACGATACGTTGGTCCTGTTATTTGCCTTGGCCGACACAATAAAACCAGAAGCGTTTGGCGCCGTACAAATGCTGCAAAACATGAACATTACATGCAGCATTATGACTGGTGATAATAAAGGCGCTGCTGAAGCAGTTGCACGCAAGCTTAATATTCCGCTGGAGAATGtacacgcagcgctgagCCCAAACGGGAAATTGATCCTCATGGACCGGATTCGTGAATCGCTTGCAGGACCGCCGATAGAGGCACCGTCTACCATGCTTGGAGCCGCTCGAGTTGCCTTCCAGCGTCTCTCTTCGGATGAGCGCAATGGGCTCGCAATGGTGGGGGACGGCGTGAACGACTCGCCGGCACTTGCACATGCCGACGTCGGTATAGCGCTTGGTTCCGGATCAGACATCGCAATAGATACTGCATCTATTGTTTTGATCCGCAATGACTTATACGATGTGCCTGTCTCCCTTGTGCTCTGCCGCCGGATTTTTCTCCAAATTCGGCTCAATTTTGTTTGGGCAACGATTTATAACTTTGTCATGGTGCCACTGGCGATGGGCATTTTGCTGCCGTTTGGCATTTTTGTCCACCCCATGATGGCGGGTGCTGCAATGGCATGCAGCAGTATCAGTGTCGTGCTGAGCAGCCTTTCACTAAAAAGATGGCAACGGCCTACGAACGCGCAACTTGACAACGTAACGATGGACAACACCACTTTTTCTTTTTTTCAGGACATggcaagctcggcgtgGAATACGCTTGAAAACGCTGTACGGCACATGATCTTTGGGACACGAGGCAATACATACGAGTACACAGCGCTAGAAATAGCATAGCTCTATATATAATGCAATGCCTTTTTTATGATCGCACGACCACCATACAGGCAGGGAAGAGCCCAGCCACCATGTCCCAGCGGCGTAGTACGAGTTCTGATTTGCACTTCTCGACAAGATGCACTCTATTTCGAAATCCAATCTGTTGCAGCCATGGCCCACAGTgttgcgcaaggaaaaTAAGATCGTCCTTGGTAAGCTCTGCTTCGGAGCCCGCGTGCGAAAGAAATTGCACGCGGCGAAGCTGGACAAACTTGGACATGTATAGCGCAAGCATATCTAGGTCAAGCTCGTACAGATGCAATACAAGCTCTTCGAGATGGTTTGACAGGGTCGAGAGCGCCAGCATTTGAAGCTGCTGCATCGATACGCCGATTCCATGGATGCGCAATGAGCGAAGTGTGGTCGCAGTCTTGCCAAacagcaagcgccgcacaaacCGCGTGCTCATATGAGGGCTTTCGAATACTTGTTCCTGTGAAATTGAGATCAAGTCTGTGTTTGAGGTATAGGGAtacgatgcgctgtgcacctGATGTGGCGGGCAAGGTAAGTGCGTTTCTGGCTGCACACCCACATCCTCACCATGCACTACTGGCGGACTGCCGCCCCGTGCATACAAACAGAGCGACTCGAGGCATGTACAAGCGTCAATAATGACGCACAACTCAGAAAAAAAAGCCGGAGCGTCTAGCGCACGTTTTGGATACGTGAGCGTTAGCGCGCGCAATTTGACCAGATATGGCGCAAGTGTGCTAAGCATATCTGGATGCAAAGCAACACCCTCTAATTGCAGCTTTTCAAGCTTGTCTGTCGCCCGCACAATCGCCAGTACACCGTCACCGCGCACTGCCTTGCACCCCACCAGACTCAATTTATGCAAATGCGGCaacgcagcagctgcgcgctcCAGTAAAGCATCTGTGACTGTAGTCGAGTCCAAGCATATCAAGCTGAACGACTCTAAATTCGGTGTGAGTGCCTCGATAAGAGGTACCAAGCAAGCCACTACGTCGCGATCTGGCAAAATGAACTGCAGTGCACGAACGCTTTTTGGCACGCGTTCAACTAACATTTGTGGAGACCACATTTTGCTGTTACCAGAAAGTTCCAAAGTATGCAAAGTCGTGTTATGATCAAACATGGTCCGCAGTAGCCGGTCGTTCATGCTCCCAGTTCGAGTCCAGTGCAATGCTTCCAGCCCCGTCATGTGGTGAAATGAAATACATATTAGCTCCTCTAATTTATCGAGGTCCTCTGCACGCATTCCAAATGGGTATACTCGCACATCCAGTATACGGACAAGCGATGCAAGCCTGGGATATTTGGCCAACGTAGCAAAGACACCGATCAAACGGCGGTGATTGAACAGCCACAGCCGCTCGTACAATAAAGATATTGCATATTGGTACCACGTTTTGTTTACTCTGCAAATATTAGCCAGGTCTCGCGTTCGCCACCGTAAATGTGCGAGCACCGAAGGCAGGATCTCCAGCGGCAGGTCGTCCATGGCCAAGCcccaggcgcaggcgcacggACGTCTGTGCTATCACGTGATAAAAAATAGCGccggcgctttgcagcaTCTTCCTTATGAACTTTGTGCgtggctcgctgcgcgcggcgcactgtaTGCCCCGGTTAtatgcggtgcgcacgtATGCGACTGCTGCACCTCTTGCAAAGACATACACTCCAAAAGTTGTCAAGGTGCTTCCGTACCAAAAGACACGCAAAGCGCTTAGCGATCGCAAAGCATACTTATACGCCAAGTACCGACGCATCTTGCAGGAAAATGAGCTGGTGCTTTTGTTGGAGACGGAGAATGTAAGCGTTCCACTTATGAAAAAGATCCGTGCTCAAGTGGCCAATGTCAAGTTTCCAGATTCAGATCGGGAACGGCTCGAAGCTGCACACGGCGGCTCGTGGTCACTGCCTACGACGAGTGTTCTTTTGGCGCGTACGGGTATACTGCGTCCTGTTTGCAAGGATGATTCGGCACAGGTAGTGCAAGAGCTGGGGCCGTATTTGCACGGCCAATTAACGATGCTTGTATGCCC
This is a stretch of genomic DNA from Malassezia vespertilionis chromosome 1, complete sequence. It encodes these proteins:
- the CCC2 gene encoding P-type Cu(+) transporter (EggNog:ENOG503NYTM; BUSCO:EOG092609YT; COG:P; TransMembrane:8 (i150-168o180-204i225-247o259-276i413-435o455-477i825-848o854-873i)), which gives rise to MTIETMLGNQDGIHSVSVALLAERAIVCYNSNCWTPEKIAEEIDDIGFEAKVVEAPRKTFVQLGIFGMTGASCTELVENALSALSGVESVTISLSLQQADVHFDPRILSTRDLIAAVQDAGYDAFFLDDRNTSQVSSLTRVREVIEWRDAFWFSLSFAVPMFFLSKVLPHIKSLRPILTLQVITNLYLLDIVCLLLTIPVQFGVGKRFFIPAWKALKHGGATMDTLVILGTMASWTFSILAMTVVLFCIGKPCTKPTTFFDTVTMLITFVTLGRYLENAAKGNTSEALTHLISLAPQKAAVYTDLDMMACRDIPAELLQIGDFVKVVPGEKIAADGVVIRGSSTVDESMVTGESATVEKSTDSQVVGGTVNGGGAFDFRVTRAGKDTSLSQIVRLVQNAQMNKAPIQGYADRIAGIFVPCILIFSVATLFVWLVVAYLFPPWLSPHMLNKGGINKFMQCLELCISVIVVACPCALGLSTPTAVMVGTGVGAQHGILIKGGSPLESACRVSHVVFDKTGTLTAGNLRVHSTQWAQSGSRNIDLDASALHGLLHRDVLAMLAAAESKSEHTLARTIAQYGKKYVCEILPEATQFNATYGAGIRATVVVQGTPHQVMIGNTELFGGKEALAAMFHSEENAKFVDMEESNGCTVVYAAVDDTLVLLFALADTIKPEAFGAVQMLQNMNITCSIMTGDNKGAAEAVARKLNIPLENVHAALSPNGKLILMDRIRESLAGPPIEAPSTMLGAARVAFQRLSSDERNGLAMVGDGVNDSPALAHADVGIALGSGSDIAIDTASIVLIRNDLYDVPVSLVLCRRIFLQIRLNFVWATIYNFVMVPLAMGILLPFGIFVHPMMAGAAMACSSISVVLSSLSLKRWQRPTNAQLDNVTMDNTTFSFFQDMASSAWNTLENAVRHMIFGTRGNTYEYTALEIA
- a CDS encoding uncharacterized protein (COG:S; EggNog:ENOG503P6A4); this translates as MWEQVFESPHMSTRFVRRLLFGKTATTLRSLRIHGIGVSMQQLQMLALSTLSNHLEELVLHLYELDLDMLALYMSKFVQLRRVQFLSHAGSEAELTKDDLIFLAQHCGPWLQQIGFRNRVHLVEKCKSELVLRRWDMVAGLFPACMVVVRS
- a CDS encoding uncharacterized protein (EggNog:ENOG503Q54A; COG:S) — its product is MNFVRGSLRAAHCMPRLYAVRTYATAAPLAKTYTPKVVKVLPYQKTRKALSDRKAYLYAKYRRILQENELVLLLETENVSVPLMKKIRAQVANVKFPDSDRERLEAAHGGSWSLPTTSVLLARTGILRPVCKDDSAQVVQELGPYLHGQLTMLVCPILSPEYVGKVLRAIEKPIREATRAIDSKSGKKVPLMRPLAAVAERTKLIDAASIPMMTKLPNRAMLHAQLVGLLSAPGQQLTGIISQAGGVTLAATLDAHRRSLEKDA